From one Balaenoptera acutorostrata chromosome 6, mBalAcu1.1, whole genome shotgun sequence genomic stretch:
- the CCL21 gene encoding C-C motif chemokine 21, translating to MAQSLILSILVLVLAFCIPQTQGSDGGAQDCCLKYSLRKIPTHVVRSYRKQEPSLGCPIPAILFSPRKRSQPELCADPRKAWVQQLMQRLDKPSAPWKPAQDCKKDKGAPKSGKKGKSSKGCKRTETPKRP from the exons ATGGCTCAGTCGCTGATTCTGAGCATCCTTGTCCTAGTCCTGGCCTTCTGCATCCCCCAGACCCAAG GCAGTGATGGAGGAGCACAGGACTGTTGCCTCAAGTACAGCCTAAGGAAGATTCCCACCCACGTTGTCCGCAGCTACCGGAAGCAGGAACCAAGCCTGGGTTGCCCCATCCCAGCTATCCT GTTCTCGCCTCGGAAACGCTCTCAGCCAGAGCTATGTGCAGACCCTAGAAAGGCCTGGGTGCAGCAGCTGATGCAGCGTCTGGACAAGCCATCAGCCCCATGGAAACCAGCCCAGGACTGTAAGAAGGACAAGGGGGCCCCCAAGTCTGGCAAGAAGGGAAAGAGCTCCAAAGGCTGTAAGAG GACTGAGACCCCAAAACGGCCATAG
- the CCL19 gene encoding C-C motif chemokine 19 — MASHAAALLALSLLILWTSPALGDANDAEDCCLSVAQRPIPGFLVRAYRYLLISNGCRVPAVVFTTLRGHQLCAPPDQPWVGRIIRRLQKNSAKGKRYSR, encoded by the exons ATGGCATCCCATGCAGCTGCACTACTAGCCCTCAGCCTGCTGATTCTCTGGACCTCCCCTG CTCTGGGAGATGCCAACGACGCTGAAGACTGCTGCCTGTCTGTGGCCCAGCGCCCCATCCCTGGATTCCTGGTGCGAGCCTATCGCTACCTGCTCATCAGCAATGGCTGCAGGGTGCCTGCCGTTGT GTTCACCACGCTGAGAGGTCACCAGCTCTGTGCACCCCCAGACCAGCCCTGGGTGGGCCGCATCATCCGGAGACTGCAGAAGAACTCAGCCAAG GGAAAGCGCTACAGCAGGTAG